The proteins below are encoded in one region of Chloracidobacterium sp.:
- a CDS encoding beta-lactamase family protein: protein MPLPADWPEVFSTALPAETCAVLCLATADGGARRLTIGTADAATRFRFGSATKLLTALVACALAGEGRLTLDAPLSPSTSVTLRHLLTHTAGLPDAPLPALVDPSAVLASVWLPPGVVFSYANLGFAVAGVWLAQLTGQPLRELVQRYVLTPYGMSTAVLDEGPTAAAGGLTGTAEDAGRLLTGLLRHPARLASLLEITVAVPSRPAMVAGLGCFSRQRNGVRLVEHEGFTGDEACVVCLVPEEGWGYALLTKAWPQPLRWTLERLEAAWFGPSPVTADVKPRRILHAEQACYVGEYVNDSRRLRIVGGADTLHLERWGVRVPLVQYAPHHLAVAVPLPNKPSDVMVVMDDTGQAMCLYPFGSLRALRRVVSQPWVRSG from the coding sequence ATGCCTCTCCCGGCTGACTGGCCCGAAGTTTTTTCGACGGCGCTTCCGGCGGAAACCTGCGCCGTTCTTTGCCTTGCGACGGCCGACGGCGGCGCTCGCCGCCTGACCATTGGGACGGCCGACGCTGCAACCCGTTTTCGGTTCGGCTCGGCGACGAAGCTCCTAACGGCGCTGGTCGCCTGCGCGCTGGCGGGCGAGGGACGACTGACGTTGGATGCGCCGCTGTCACCTTCCACGTCCGTCACGCTGCGCCATCTGCTGACCCATACGGCTGGACTGCCGGACGCGCCGCTGCCTGCCTTGGTTGATCCGTCGGCGGTGTTGGCGTCCGTTTGGCTGCCGCCGGGCGTCGTGTTTTCCTACGCCAATCTCGGCTTCGCCGTCGCCGGCGTTTGGCTTGCACAACTGACCGGGCAGCCCCTGCGCGAACTGGTTCAGCGGTATGTTCTGACACCTTACGGGATGTCCACGGCGGTTTTGGACGAAGGGCCGACGGCGGCGGCGGGTGGCTTGACAGGGACGGCGGAAGATGCGGGCAGGCTGCTGACTGGCCTGTTGCGTCATCCAGCCCGGCTGGCGTCCCTTCTGGAAATAACGGTCGCCGTACCGAGCCGTCCGGCGATGGTCGCTGGTCTAGGCTGTTTTTCGCGCCAGCGAAACGGCGTGCGCTTGGTTGAGCATGAGGGCTTCACCGGCGACGAGGCCTGCGTCGTGTGTCTTGTTCCAGAGGAAGGCTGGGGTTACGCCTTGCTGACCAAAGCGTGGCCGCAGCCTCTGCGCTGGACGCTGGAGCGACTCGAAGCCGCTTGGTTTGGACCGTCGCCGGTGACGGCCGATGTAAAACCAAGGCGGATATTGCACGCGGAACAGGCGTGCTACGTAGGCGAGTATGTCAATGACTCTCGACGGTTGCGCATCGTCGGTGGGGCGGATACGCTCCACCTTGAGCGGTGGGGCGTCCGAGTTCCGCTGGTTCAGTACGCGCCGCACCACCTCGCAGTCGCTGTACCGCTGCCGAACAAACCTTCGGACGTGATGGTGGTGATGGACGATACCGGGCAAGCGATGTGCTTGTATCCGTTTGGGTCACTGCGCGCTCTGCGCCGGGTTGTTTCCCAACCGTGGGTGCGCAGCGGCTGA
- a CDS encoding NAD-dependent epimerase/dehydratase family protein produces the protein MRILLTGVCGFVGSVVARTLRDLLTDLEVIGVDNLIRPGSEINRRRLRAAGVRVIHGDIRLGSDVEGLPRCDWIIDAAANPSVLAGVDGKTGARQLVEHNLVGTLNLLELARRWNAGFILLGTSRVYSIAALCAMPLVSLSTRFAPDPAASIPGLSAEGVTEHFSTTPPLSLYGSAKLASEIMALEYGAAFGFPVFINRCGVMAGAEQFGKADQGIVSFWIRSYAARRPLRYIGFDGLGRQVRDCLHPADLANLLVSQMRAEQAPDLPRVVNVGGGLASSFSLAELSAWCADRFGAHEVTADLTPRPFDVGWLVLDTTLAQTSYGWRPTRAREAVFEEIAEHAVRHPEWLELSED, from the coding sequence ATGCGCATTCTACTGACCGGCGTGTGCGGTTTTGTCGGGAGCGTCGTCGCCCGCACGCTCCGCGACCTGCTGACCGATCTGGAAGTGATTGGCGTGGACAACCTCATCCGTCCCGGCAGCGAAATCAACCGCCGCCGGTTACGTGCAGCGGGTGTGCGCGTCATCCATGGCGACATTCGTCTGGGGAGCGACGTGGAAGGGCTGCCGCGCTGCGATTGGATCATTGACGCCGCCGCCAATCCCAGTGTGCTGGCCGGGGTGGACGGCAAAACCGGCGCGCGCCAACTGGTCGAACACAACTTGGTTGGGACGCTCAACCTGCTGGAGCTTGCCCGCCGGTGGAACGCCGGTTTTATCCTGCTGGGGACGAGCCGGGTGTACAGCATTGCGGCGCTGTGCGCGATGCCGTTGGTGAGCCTATCCACACGTTTTGCGCCCGACCCGGCGGCGAGCATCCCCGGACTGAGTGCCGAAGGCGTGACGGAGCACTTCTCGACGACGCCGCCGTTGTCGCTGTATGGGAGCGCGAAGCTGGCGTCGGAAATTATGGCGCTTGAATACGGCGCGGCGTTCGGCTTTCCGGTCTTCATCAATCGCTGCGGCGTGATGGCCGGCGCGGAACAGTTTGGCAAGGCTGACCAAGGCATCGTGTCGTTTTGGATTCGCTCCTACGCGGCACGGCGACCGCTGCGGTACATCGGCTTTGATGGGCTGGGTCGGCAGGTGCGCGACTGTCTGCACCCGGCCGATTTGGCAAACTTGCTCGTCAGTCAGATGCGCGCCGAGCAAGCGCCCGACCTGCCGCGTGTGGTGAACGTTGGGGGCGGGCTGGCAAGCAGTTTTTCGCTGGCGGAACTAAGCGCGTGGTGCGCCGACCGGTTTGGAGCGCACGAGGTGACAGCTGACCTGACGCCGCGCCCGTTTGATGTCGGATGGTTGGTCCTGGACACGACGCTTGCCCAGACAAGTTATGGTTGGCGACCGACGCGGGCGCGGGAGGCCGTTTTTGAAGAAATCGCCGAGCATGCTGTCCGGCATCCCGAATGGCTGGAACTATCAGAAGATTAG
- a CDS encoding class I SAM-dependent methyltransferase has translation MADGRTPRVLDVGCGQRKQPGAVGLDRIPLPGVDVVHDLDARPYPFPDNTFDEIYARHVIEHVASVPEFLAELHRIAAPGARLYIATPHYSSLGSWNDPTHRWHFSAYSFDYFAAGHPGAYYAGGGFRVVSIEVTFLRLWRLVGVAWLVNAVNRRPRWRIFRKTWEEYLSFLIRARDIHVTLEVVKPDAPPPDLQNRG, from the coding sequence ATGGCGGACGGACGCACACCTCGTGTCCTTGATGTCGGCTGCGGTCAGCGCAAGCAGCCGGGCGCGGTAGGTTTGGATCGTATTCCGCTGCCTGGCGTGGATGTCGTTCACGACCTCGACGCACGTCCCTATCCCTTCCCGGACAACACTTTTGACGAAATCTATGCGCGGCACGTCATTGAGCATGTCGCGTCCGTGCCGGAGTTCCTCGCCGAGCTGCACCGCATCGCCGCGCCCGGCGCACGACTGTACATCGCCACGCCGCATTACTCATCACTTGGTTCGTGGAACGATCCGACGCACCGGTGGCACTTCAGCGCCTACAGCTTTGATTACTTCGCCGCTGGCCATCCGGGCGCATACTACGCCGGCGGCGGCTTTCGCGTAGTGTCCATCGAGGTAACGTTTCTCCGGCTGTGGCGGCTGGTGGGCGTCGCTTGGCTCGTCAACGCCGTCAATCGGCGTCCGCGCTGGCGAATTTTTCGCAAGACGTGGGAAGAGTACCTAAGTTTTCTCATCCGCGCGCGTGACATCCACGTGACGCTCGAAGTCGTCAAGCCGGACGCGCCGCCGCCTGACTTGCAGAATCGCGGCTGA
- a CDS encoding NAD-dependent epimerase/dehydratase family protein has translation MSTPVCLVTGSSGLIGSEVVEYFHRRGFIVHGIDNNQRAVFFGSGGDTRWNQRRLETSLRHFHHHELDIRDRAGLLALVRELRPQVIIHTAAQPSHDLAARIPFDDFDINAVGTLNLLEAARRFCPESPFIHMSTNKVYGDGPNHIPLVELETRWDYADPAYAHGIPETFPIDHTLHSLFGASKTAADVLVQEYGRYFGMPTVCLRGGCLTGPNHAGVELHGFLSYLVKCNVEEREYTIYGYKGKQVRDNIHSEDVAAFMYAFYERPRVGAVYNLGGGKENACSILEAFQMTEALTGKPQRYRYVEQARIGDHICYYSDLRRMKEDYPSWSVTRSLQDILQDIVRAWETRLQN, from the coding sequence GTGTCCACCCCGGTTTGCCTAGTCACAGGGTCGTCAGGGCTAATTGGCTCTGAAGTCGTTGAGTATTTCCACCGGCGCGGATTCATCGTCCACGGCATTGACAACAACCAGCGGGCGGTTTTTTTCGGTTCCGGTGGGGATACGCGCTGGAATCAACGACGGCTCGAAACGTCGCTGCGCCACTTTCACCATCACGAACTTGACATCCGCGACCGAGCCGGGTTGCTGGCGCTGGTACGGGAACTGCGCCCGCAGGTCATCATTCACACGGCGGCGCAGCCGTCGCACGACTTGGCGGCTCGGATACCGTTTGACGATTTCGACATAAACGCCGTCGGCACGCTCAACCTGCTGGAGGCGGCGCGGCGGTTCTGTCCAGAGTCGCCGTTTATTCACATGTCCACGAACAAAGTGTACGGCGACGGCCCAAATCACATTCCGCTGGTGGAGTTAGAGACGCGATGGGACTATGCCGACCCAGCTTATGCGCATGGCATCCCGGAGACATTTCCCATTGATCACACGCTGCACTCCCTATTTGGGGCGTCAAAGACGGCGGCGGACGTACTGGTGCAGGAGTACGGGCGGTATTTTGGGATGCCAACGGTGTGTTTGCGCGGGGGCTGTCTGACGGGTCCGAACCACGCGGGCGTCGAGTTGCACGGTTTTTTGAGTTACTTGGTCAAGTGCAACGTGGAGGAGCGGGAGTACACGATTTACGGCTACAAGGGGAAGCAGGTGCGCGACAACATTCATTCGGAGGATGTCGCGGCGTTTATGTACGCCTTTTATGAGCGTCCGCGGGTTGGGGCGGTGTACAACTTGGGGGGTGGGAAGGAAAACGCCTGTTCGATTCTGGAAGCGTTTCAAATGACGGAAGCTCTGACGGGCAAGCCGCAGCGGTATCGGTACGTCGAGCAGGCGCGCATTGGGGATCACATCTGCTACTACAGCGATTTGCGGCGGATGAAGGAGGATTATCCGAGCTGGAGCGTGACGCGGTCGCTACAGGATATTTTGCAGGACATCGTCCGCGCTTGGGAGACACGTCTTCAGAACTAG
- a CDS encoding lytic transglycosylase domain-containing protein, with amino-acid sequence MASSGDLRGRVYGGMKIGRRLGYFGWIGLAFLTGAATAQEIPLPPAPPRDLAFPQPVAPGEEPPPEWVRALTERAENYFVLGARAFDANRSESAREYFNLALDVLLESQVGVRAHPVLYAYYRQLIERIRYYDLQMQQTETGWGEQRFTPSPLDLLQDVVVSDADIADVEVRGELDFTAVAATPEVRRFLAYFTRGAGRPTIIAGLRRSGRYLDIARRIFAEEGVPQDLVWLAQAESGWSPNALSPAAAYGIWQFIPSTGARFGLTQNAWIDERGGIEQPTRAAARYLKWLYRRFNGDWLLAMAAYNCGEANVERALARSRYSDFWSLQRQGLLPRETQNYVPIILAMILIAKHPELYGFHNIPREAPLRYDVLPVTAAVDLRAVAQQVGVSPELLRSYNPELLTYTAPANYRLRVPPGLRAGVQTALVAMQATPPKTGGAVRTRLARRKRS; translated from the coding sequence TTGGCGTCGTCGGGTGACTTGCGCGGGCGGGTGTATGGCGGCATGAAGATCGGACGGCGGCTTGGATACTTCGGGTGGATAGGGCTGGCGTTCCTAACAGGCGCGGCGACAGCACAGGAAATCCCGCTGCCGCCCGCGCCGCCTCGCGATCTCGCGTTCCCACAGCCTGTCGCGCCGGGCGAGGAGCCACCGCCGGAGTGGGTTCGGGCGCTGACTGAACGCGCAGAGAACTACTTTGTCCTGGGCGCGCGCGCCTTTGACGCCAACCGTTCCGAGTCGGCGCGTGAATACTTCAACTTGGCGTTGGACGTGCTGCTTGAATCGCAGGTCGGCGTGCGAGCGCATCCGGTGCTCTACGCCTACTACCGGCAGTTGATTGAGCGCATCCGCTATTATGACCTGCAAATGCAGCAGACGGAAACGGGTTGGGGCGAACAACGGTTTACGCCCTCGCCGCTCGACCTGCTCCAGGATGTCGTCGTCTCCGACGCGGACATCGCCGACGTGGAAGTGCGCGGCGAACTGGACTTCACGGCTGTCGCAGCGACGCCGGAAGTGCGGCGTTTTCTGGCGTACTTCACGCGCGGTGCCGGTCGCCCCACCATCATCGCCGGCCTTCGGCGTAGTGGGCGCTACCTCGACATCGCCCGCCGCATCTTCGCCGAAGAGGGCGTTCCCCAAGACCTCGTGTGGTTGGCGCAGGCGGAGTCCGGTTGGAGTCCAAACGCTCTGTCGCCGGCGGCGGCCTACGGCATCTGGCAGTTTATTCCCTCGACGGGCGCGCGCTTTGGTCTGACGCAAAACGCTTGGATTGACGAGCGCGGCGGGATTGAACAGCCGACGCGCGCCGCCGCGCGCTATCTCAAGTGGCTTTACCGACGTTTCAATGGCGATTGGCTGCTGGCGATGGCGGCCTACAACTGCGGTGAAGCCAACGTCGAGCGGGCGTTGGCGCGCAGCCGTTATAGCGACTTCTGGTCATTGCAGCGGCAGGGTCTGCTGCCGCGTGAGACGCAAAACTACGTGCCGATCATTCTCGCGATGATTCTCATCGCCAAGCATCCCGAGCTGTACGGCTTTCACAACATCCCGCGCGAAGCGCCGCTGCGCTATGACGTGTTGCCGGTGACGGCCGCCGTTGACCTGCGCGCCGTGGCGCAACAGGTCGGCGTCTCGCCGGAACTGCTACGCAGTTACAACCCAGAGCTGCTGACCTACACGGCGCCGGCTAACTACCGCCTGCGCGTCCCGCCGGGGTTGCGCGCCGGGGTGCAAACGGCGCTTGTAGCAATGCAGGCGACGCCGCCGAAAACCGGCGGTGCCGTGCGGACACGCTTGGCGCGGCGGAAACGTTCGTAG
- a CDS encoding TMEM165/GDT1 family protein — protein sequence MDPKVLITVFGTVFLAELGDKTQLATLLFASRPNANLVAVFVAASMALIAATAIGVLAGAVIAKYIEPKYLNYAAGIGFMLIGIWTLWKA from the coding sequence ATGGATCCGAAAGTTCTTATAACTGTCTTCGGAACAGTGTTTCTCGCGGAGCTTGGAGACAAGACGCAGTTGGCGACGCTCCTCTTCGCATCCCGACCAAATGCGAATTTGGTCGCCGTCTTTGTAGCCGCCTCCATGGCGCTCATCGCCGCCACGGCCATCGGCGTACTGGCCGGTGCCGTCATTGCGAAATATATTGAACCCAAGTACTTGAACTATGCGGCCGGAATCGGGTTCATGCTCATCGGGATTTGGACGCTTTGGAAGGCGTAA